Proteins from one Caulobacter sp. 73W genomic window:
- a CDS encoding glycoside hydrolase family 3 N-terminal domain-containing protein, whose translation MIRAALVASTAALALAGPAKAQTAHPDMWPKAQSPAAMSDAATEAKVRDLLSKMTLEEKVGQTIQADISYIKPEDLKTYPLGSLLAGGSSGPFGDERGDAAKWLAMVNAFREAAAQRPGAKIPLMFGIDAVHGHNNLVGATLFPHNIGLGAAHDPDLIGRIGEATAKEVAATGADWTFGPTLAVPRDDRWGRTYEGYGETPELARAYAGPMTLGLQGKLMADSPLSNGRIAGSAKHFLADGGTEAGLDQGDFKGTERELIDQHLSGYREAIDAGVLTIMASFSSWNGVKHTGSKSVLTDVLRGPLGFEGFVVGDWNAHGQVPGCSKESCAAAMNAGLDMYMAPDSWRALYANTLAQVKSGEIPLARIEEAAARILRVKIKSGLFGPRQAIEGDFSVIGSKAHRDLAREAVAKSLVLIKNDGVLPLKAGSRVLVAGKAADDIGLASGGWTISWQGTGTTNTDFLGGQSIWAGLKSAVEAAGGQAELQVDGAFTQKPDVAVVVFGEDPYAEFQGDVDNLDYAPHEPLALLRDLKSKGVPTVALFLSGRPLWTNPEINAADAFVAAWLPGSQAGAVADVLAAGKDGKTPRDFTGRLSFSWPKTAVQGPLNIGQKDYDPQFAYGYGLSYAKPGRVGPLSEVSGVTPGAGPIARYFADGRIVAPWSLTLQDADGRTMRVGQLRQAASPSGSVAYEIVDGAAQESARRFTFSKPGLAWLGGRPVDVSSLAKDGYALSLRYRRVDAGTAPVWFGLEGALRPLPPASTWETATTALSCLTSADLAKVGKPFVLRAEGPATLEIEDVRLVKTAPGACPS comes from the coding sequence ATGATCCGCGCCGCCCTCGTCGCCAGCACGGCAGCCCTCGCCCTGGCGGGCCCGGCTAAAGCCCAGACGGCGCATCCGGATATGTGGCCCAAGGCGCAAAGCCCCGCGGCGATGAGCGACGCGGCCACCGAGGCCAAGGTGCGTGACCTGCTGTCGAAGATGACCTTGGAGGAAAAGGTCGGCCAGACCATCCAGGCCGACATCTCTTACATCAAGCCCGAGGACCTTAAGACCTATCCGCTTGGCTCGCTGCTGGCGGGCGGCAGTTCGGGCCCCTTCGGTGACGAGCGGGGCGACGCGGCCAAGTGGCTGGCCATGGTCAACGCGTTTCGCGAGGCGGCGGCCCAGCGCCCCGGCGCCAAGATCCCGCTGATGTTCGGCATCGACGCCGTTCACGGGCACAACAACCTGGTCGGGGCGACGCTGTTTCCGCACAACATCGGCCTGGGCGCGGCGCACGATCCGGACCTGATCGGCCGCATCGGCGAGGCCACCGCCAAGGAGGTCGCCGCCACGGGCGCCGACTGGACTTTCGGCCCAACCCTGGCCGTTCCGCGCGACGATCGCTGGGGGCGCACCTATGAGGGTTACGGCGAGACGCCGGAACTGGCGCGCGCCTATGCCGGCCCCATGACCCTTGGTCTGCAGGGCAAGCTTATGGCGGACAGTCCGCTGTCCAATGGCCGCATCGCAGGCTCGGCCAAGCACTTCTTGGCCGACGGCGGCACGGAGGCTGGGCTTGACCAAGGCGACTTCAAGGGGACCGAGCGCGAGCTCATCGACCAGCACCTGTCTGGCTACCGTGAGGCGATCGACGCCGGCGTCCTGACCATCATGGCCTCGTTCTCCAGTTGGAACGGGGTCAAGCACACCGGCAGCAAGAGCGTGTTGACCGACGTCCTTAGGGGCCCGCTGGGCTTCGAGGGCTTCGTGGTCGGCGACTGGAACGCCCATGGCCAGGTCCCCGGCTGCAGCAAGGAAAGCTGCGCGGCGGCCATGAACGCGGGGCTGGACATGTACATGGCCCCCGACAGCTGGCGCGCGCTCTACGCCAACACCCTGGCCCAGGTGAAGTCCGGCGAGATCCCGCTGGCTCGCATCGAGGAGGCGGCGGCCCGCATCCTGCGGGTGAAGATCAAGTCCGGCCTCTTTGGTCCGCGCCAGGCTATCGAGGGCGACTTCTCGGTGATCGGCTCCAAGGCGCACCGCGACCTCGCCCGCGAGGCGGTCGCCAAATCCCTGGTGCTGATCAAGAACGACGGCGTCCTGCCCCTCAAGGCCGGCTCGCGGGTGCTGGTGGCGGGCAAGGCGGCCGACGACATCGGCCTGGCGTCGGGCGGCTGGACCATTTCCTGGCAGGGGACGGGTACGACCAACACAGACTTCCTCGGCGGCCAGTCGATCTGGGCCGGGCTGAAGTCCGCGGTCGAGGCGGCCGGCGGCCAGGCTGAACTGCAGGTCGACGGCGCCTTCACCCAAAAGCCCGACGTGGCCGTAGTGGTGTTTGGCGAAGATCCCTATGCGGAGTTCCAAGGCGACGTGGACAATCTGGACTACGCGCCGCACGAGCCGCTGGCCTTGCTGCGCGACCTGAAGTCCAAGGGCGTGCCGACGGTGGCGCTTTTCCTGTCTGGCCGCCCCTTGTGGACCAATCCGGAGATCAACGCCGCCGACGCCTTCGTGGCCGCCTGGCTGCCGGGTAGCCAGGCCGGCGCGGTGGCGGACGTGCTGGCGGCGGGAAAGGACGGCAAGACCCCGCGCGACTTCACCGGCCGCCTGTCCTTCTCTTGGCCCAAGACGGCCGTGCAAGGGCCGCTGAATATTGGTCAGAAGGACTACGATCCGCAGTTCGCCTACGGCTACGGCCTGTCCTACGCAAAACCTGGACGGGTTGGTCCGCTGAGCGAAGTCTCCGGCGTCACGCCGGGGGCCGGCCCGATCGCTCGCTATTTCGCCGACGGCCGCATCGTGGCCCCCTGGTCGCTTACCCTGCAGGACGCCGACGGCCGCACCATGCGGGTTGGCCAGCTGAGGCAGGCCGCCAGTCCCAGCGGCTCGGTCGCCTACGAGATCGTCGACGGCGCCGCGCAGGAATCGGCCCGCCGGTTCACCTTCTCCAAGCCGGGTTTGGCGTGGCTCGGCGGCCGCCCCGTGGATGTGAGCAGCCTGGCCAAGGATGGCTACGCTTTGAGCCTGCGCTACCGCCGGGTGGACGCCGGCACAGCGCCGGTCTGGTTCGGTCTTGAGGGCGCGCTTCGCCCGTTGCCCCCCGCCAGCACCTGGGAGACGGCCACCACCGCGCTGTCGTGCCTGACAAGCGCGGACCTCGCCAAGGTCGGCAAGCCGTTCGTGCTGCGCGCCGAGGGTCCGGCGACGCTGGAGATTGAGGACGTGCGACTGGTGAAGACCGCGCCCGGCGCGTGCCCAAGCTAA
- a CDS encoding glycoside hydrolase family 2 protein, with protein MRSILAAAAFGLALLGAAGAKAAGPVLTRADLRDGQSLSGAWTYSIDPYRDGLLGFHRGEAGAGHRRYDDSDVDAVTRADPAALYEYDMQRGASIDLPASWLTHTPQLRHYQGLVWYQKRFAAKPPAGQRAFLRFEAANYTAKVYLNGKLVGEHEGGFTPFAFEVTDLLRAGENNLTVGVDSTPTPEGVPPPVTDWENYGGLTRPVRLIFAPATYVDEAWVRLDRQGRIAAEVKLDGRQAAGAPVRVRIPALGLTMSGKTDADGTWKGAAKAPGGLKRWSPKSPTLYDVEIAASDDRMRDRIGFRTIEVKGSKILLNGAPIFLRGISLHEEELGEEPSRIITEANARALLTEARDGLGANFVRLAHYPHSEITTRLADEMGLLVWSEIPVYWLVDFANPRTLSLARQMLGENIRRDRNRASIIFWSVANETPVGEQRNRFLGTLVDDVRALDDTRLVTAALLSNRVGQGAQRRTVIDDPLGARLDVLAVNTYSGWYGNDTLDEVPNIRWAATDKPLVFSEFGADAKAGFHDPALQRKFSEDFQARYYRQTLAMVDKAPSVAGMSPWVLKDFRAPRRQHPIYQQGWNRKGLISPTGERKAAFEVLAAYYRDRALSAPDP; from the coding sequence ATGCGGTCCATCCTCGCTGCGGCCGCCTTCGGCCTGGCGCTCCTGGGCGCCGCTGGCGCCAAGGCCGCGGGCCCCGTCCTCACCCGCGCAGACCTTCGCGACGGACAATCGCTGAGCGGCGCCTGGACCTATTCGATCGATCCCTACCGGGACGGCCTCTTGGGCTTCCATCGCGGCGAAGCCGGAGCCGGACATCGGCGCTATGACGACAGCGACGTCGACGCCGTCACCCGCGCCGATCCCGCCGCCCTTTATGAATACGACATGCAACGCGGGGCGAGCATCGACCTGCCCGCCTCGTGGCTCACCCACACGCCGCAGCTTCGCCACTATCAGGGCCTTGTCTGGTACCAAAAGCGGTTCGCGGCCAAACCGCCGGCAGGGCAGCGCGCCTTCCTGCGCTTCGAGGCGGCCAACTACACCGCCAAGGTCTATCTGAACGGCAAGCTGGTGGGAGAGCACGAAGGCGGCTTCACACCCTTCGCCTTCGAGGTGACCGACCTGCTGCGCGCGGGCGAGAACAACCTGACCGTCGGGGTCGATTCCACCCCCACGCCCGAAGGCGTTCCGCCGCCGGTCACCGACTGGGAGAACTACGGCGGCCTGACCCGCCCGGTGCGCCTGATCTTCGCCCCCGCCACCTATGTGGACGAGGCCTGGGTGCGTCTCGATCGACAGGGCCGGATCGCCGCCGAGGTGAAGCTGGACGGACGGCAGGCCGCCGGCGCCCCGGTGCGGGTGCGCATCCCGGCTCTCGGCCTGACTATGTCGGGCAAGACCGACGCGGACGGGACCTGGAAGGGCGCAGCCAAGGCGCCCGGCGGCCTAAAGCGCTGGTCGCCGAAGTCTCCGACGCTCTACGACGTGGAGATCGCCGCCTCCGACGACCGGATGCGTGATCGGATCGGCTTTCGCACCATCGAGGTGAAGGGATCCAAGATCCTGCTCAATGGCGCGCCAATCTTCCTGCGCGGGATCAGCCTGCATGAGGAGGAGCTTGGGGAAGAGCCCTCAAGGATCATCACCGAGGCCAACGCCCGCGCCCTTCTGACCGAGGCCCGCGACGGCCTGGGCGCCAACTTCGTGCGCCTGGCGCACTATCCGCATTCGGAGATCACCACCCGCCTGGCCGACGAGATGGGCCTGCTGGTCTGGAGCGAAATCCCCGTCTACTGGCTGGTGGATTTCGCCAATCCGCGCACGCTTTCGCTGGCCCGACAAATGCTGGGCGAGAACATTCGCCGCGACCGCAACCGCGCCTCGATCATCTTCTGGAGCGTGGCCAACGAGACGCCGGTCGGCGAGCAGCGCAACCGGTTCCTTGGGACCCTCGTGGACGACGTGCGGGCTCTGGACGACACACGGCTGGTCACCGCCGCCCTGCTGTCCAATCGCGTGGGCCAGGGCGCGCAGCGACGGACGGTGATCGACGATCCGCTGGGCGCGCGCCTCGATGTGCTGGCGGTGAACACCTACAGCGGCTGGTATGGGAATGACACGCTGGACGAGGTGCCCAACATCCGCTGGGCGGCCACCGACAAGCCGCTGGTGTTCTCCGAGTTCGGCGCCGACGCCAAGGCCGGGTTCCACGACCCCGCACTGCAGCGCAAGTTCTCCGAGGACTTCCAGGCGCGCTATTATCGCCAGACCCTGGCCATGGTCGACAAGGCGCCCAGCGTCGCGGGCATGTCTCCCTGGGTCCTGAAGGACTTTCGCGCGCCGCGCCGCCAGCATCCGATCTATCAGCAGGGCTGGAACCGGAAGGGGCTGATCTCGCCCACCGGCGAGCGCAAGGCCGCCTTCGAGGTGCTCGCCGCCTACTACCGCGATCGGGCGCTCAGCGCGCCCGATCCCTAG
- a CDS encoding TonB-dependent receptor has translation MRTADRGALRAALLASCAMMAAAPAFAQTPAPEAAADDAVEEVVVTGFRAAYTNAIATKRDTLQISDGISADGMGRFPDLNVGEAVQRIPGIQINREADSRNATISLRGLPGTFARTTLNGGAFADPILNGSTPLGAFNSDIFTAINVIKSPTAADLAGGLSGNVDLRIAPALGRKDGGFAKAAYEYNELGDLGSPLGTIGYNKHLTDDFAVFGVLAYKKEKFRRNSITVNSWANRLGSIQVGNQAVPGQNPVYDALIAQNPGGVYYPSQTRQLVKFNQGDTWSGATGFEWRMNEYWKIGANGFFTKRKLDEATNNLLYIDATAGQNTNTALSATSAVARISNIGTPYIVKTPNGDRAYINSFSAENINTFNSIRSEPAENSTWAINPTVEFDNDEWKATANLTISRAKARADQIEFDIVQNPYRNLGSAGLNGITTSVALGGTDLSNYTAVLNTPRSTHIPTGGYPIPATPNAATQAGAQMPGQAAGTPGDRFGVTGTNGMAKNELDSFQLDLVRSFGEDDFLSALKFGGRAERREFTSSGSRNTSLGSQTQNITPAMAAQLSYARDFFGGKAGGATSNWMGVDVNQILSVVTPINTNPRSAANPNGLPDQFAINAPGVFLTPYGFINNYWDGNYWNNNFTNAADIYAAYAMAEFKSEVLSVPVRGAVDLRYEYTQNDITALNCINCSAATSVVAGPVNHSLTTTNTEETYDYWLPSIVLAADLRDDLVMRFAAYSTYVRPQPRDIVPTSFVQEPINLTPPVDPVYTVTIGATGLKPYTADSYDLSLEWYNRPGGLIAIAAYRKEISGYIGPITDPAQLCPANGVIPGLNVNLGNLSIDNSAGTPRCISSNQFVGAGGVLRNAQVNVSGQTNQNDMTVTGVEFNIQQNLDFLPGFWRNFGGAFNYSWTNIDGKDQAGRDITLPSVSKNNINVIGYYEADKFGIRLVYNWRDKYDLAAGNSFVGDARTVKARSQLDASASYKLTERLTVSVDAFNLTDATRSEYENDPMLPRRIDYDGRTYQVTMRATF, from the coding sequence ATGAGAACTGCTGACCGCGGGGCGCTGCGCGCCGCGCTCCTGGCGTCCTGCGCCATGATGGCCGCCGCGCCGGCCTTTGCACAGACCCCGGCGCCCGAAGCGGCCGCCGACGACGCGGTCGAAGAAGTGGTGGTGACGGGTTTCCGCGCCGCCTACACCAACGCCATCGCCACCAAGCGCGACACCCTGCAGATCTCCGACGGCATCTCCGCCGACGGCATGGGCCGCTTCCCCGACCTGAACGTGGGCGAAGCCGTTCAGCGCATTCCGGGCATCCAGATCAACCGCGAAGCCGACAGCCGCAACGCCACGATCTCGCTGCGCGGCCTGCCGGGCACCTTCGCCCGCACGACGCTCAACGGCGGCGCCTTCGCCGACCCGATCCTCAATGGCTCCACCCCGCTGGGCGCGTTCAACTCCGACATCTTCACCGCCATCAACGTCATCAAGTCGCCGACGGCGGCGGACCTGGCCGGCGGCCTGTCGGGCAATGTGGATCTTCGCATCGCTCCGGCCCTGGGCCGCAAGGATGGCGGCTTCGCCAAGGCGGCCTACGAGTACAATGAGCTTGGCGACCTGGGCAGCCCGCTGGGCACCATCGGCTACAACAAGCATCTGACCGACGACTTCGCCGTCTTTGGGGTGTTGGCCTACAAGAAGGAAAAGTTCCGCCGCAACTCCATCACGGTGAACTCCTGGGCCAACCGCCTGGGCTCCATCCAGGTGGGCAACCAGGCCGTTCCCGGCCAAAACCCGGTCTATGACGCCCTGATCGCCCAAAACCCGGGCGGCGTCTATTATCCGAGCCAAACCCGTCAACTGGTCAAGTTCAACCAGGGCGACACCTGGTCCGGCGCCACCGGGTTTGAGTGGCGCATGAACGAATACTGGAAGATCGGGGCCAACGGCTTCTTCACCAAGCGCAAGCTGGATGAAGCCACCAACAACCTGCTCTACATCGATGCGACAGCGGGGCAAAACACCAACACCGCCCTCAGCGCCACCTCGGCCGTGGCCCGCATCAGCAACATCGGCACGCCGTACATCGTCAAAACGCCCAACGGCGACCGCGCCTACATCAACTCGTTCTCGGCCGAGAACATCAACACCTTCAACTCCATCCGCTCGGAGCCGGCCGAGAACTCCACCTGGGCGATCAACCCGACCGTCGAATTCGACAATGACGAATGGAAGGCCACGGCCAACCTGACGATCTCGCGGGCCAAGGCGCGCGCCGACCAGATCGAGTTCGACATCGTCCAAAACCCCTACCGCAACCTGGGCTCCGCCGGCCTGAACGGCATCACCACCTCGGTGGCGCTCGGCGGCACGGACCTTTCCAACTACACCGCGGTCCTCAACACCCCGCGCAGCACCCATATTCCCACCGGCGGCTATCCGATCCCGGCCACCCCGAACGCGGCCACCCAGGCCGGCGCCCAGATGCCAGGCCAGGCGGCCGGCACGCCTGGCGACCGCTTCGGCGTCACGGGCACCAACGGCATGGCCAAGAACGAGCTGGATTCGTTCCAGCTGGATCTGGTCCGCAGCTTTGGGGAAGACGACTTCCTGAGCGCCCTGAAGTTCGGCGGCCGCGCCGAGCGCCGGGAGTTCACCTCGTCGGGCTCGCGCAACACCTCGCTGGGCTCGCAGACCCAGAACATCACCCCGGCCATGGCCGCGCAGCTGTCCTATGCCCGCGACTTCTTCGGCGGGAAGGCCGGCGGCGCCACGTCCAACTGGATGGGCGTCGACGTGAACCAGATCTTGTCGGTCGTCACCCCGATCAACACCAATCCGCGCTCGGCGGCCAATCCCAACGGCCTGCCCGACCAGTTCGCGATCAACGCCCCGGGGGTGTTCCTGACGCCATACGGCTTCATCAACAACTACTGGGACGGCAACTACTGGAACAACAACTTCACCAACGCCGCCGACATCTATGCGGCCTATGCGATGGCGGAGTTCAAGAGCGAGGTGCTGAGCGTCCCGGTGCGCGGCGCCGTGGACCTGCGCTACGAGTACACCCAAAACGACATTACCGCGCTCAACTGCATCAACTGCTCGGCGGCGACCTCGGTCGTGGCCGGCCCCGTCAATCACTCGCTGACCACCACCAACACCGAAGAGACGTACGACTACTGGCTGCCGTCCATCGTGCTGGCCGCCGACCTGCGCGATGACCTCGTCATGCGCTTTGCGGCCTATTCCACCTATGTTCGGCCGCAGCCGCGCGACATCGTCCCGACCAGCTTCGTCCAGGAGCCGATCAACCTGACGCCGCCGGTCGATCCGGTCTACACGGTCACCATCGGCGCCACCGGCCTGAAGCCCTACACCGCCGACAGCTACGACCTGTCGCTGGAGTGGTACAACCGCCCCGGCGGACTGATCGCCATCGCCGCCTACCGCAAGGAGATCAGCGGCTATATCGGCCCGATCACCGACCCGGCCCAACTATGCCCGGCCAATGGCGTCATTCCGGGCCTCAACGTGAACCTCGGGAACCTGTCGATCGACAACTCGGCCGGCACGCCGCGCTGCATCAGCTCCAACCAGTTCGTGGGCGCCGGCGGCGTCCTGCGCAACGCCCAGGTCAACGTCTCCGGCCAGACCAACCAGAACGACATGACCGTCACCGGTGTGGAGTTCAACATCCAGCAGAACCTCGACTTCCTGCCGGGCTTCTGGCGCAACTTCGGCGGCGCGTTCAACTATTCTTGGACCAATATCGACGGCAAGGACCAGGCGGGCCGCGACATCACCCTGCCGAGCGTCTCCAAGAACAACATCAACGTCATCGGCTACTACGAAGCCGACAAGTTCGGCATCCGTCTCGTCTACAACTGGCGTGACAAGTACGACCTGGCCGCCGGCAACTCCTTCGTCGGCGACGCCCGAACCGTGAAGGCCCGCAGCCAGCTGGACGCTTCGGCCTCCTACAAGCTGACCGAACGCCTGACCGTATCTGTGGACGCCTTCAACCTGACCGACGCGACCCGCTCCGAATACGAGAACGACCCGATGCTTCCGCGCCGGATCGACTACGACGGGCGCACCTATCAGGTGACGATGCGCGCCACCTTCTAG
- a CDS encoding alginate lyase family protein, translating to MRTALICAALLSSLTAAPALAAGGFSICAPAKAPIGQAPANAQAAIERARGNLARPPAPLPRLHTEGTLPGHGIRDISIKAKADHPITLDFALAWRLTGERAFIDQTGRYLTAWADVYEMSFNPIDETGFDALMLAYDLTKADLPTATRTQMDAFWRRMAVGYLDAMDAGPKNAHTNWQSHRIKLAAMSAFATGDEALIARSRKRYEAQVAANLNPDGTTFDFHERDALHYVTYNFDPLLMANLAARANGQDWFSHRSATGSSLPHSLDWFAAYARGDKTHIEFANSKIQFDRDRANSGQSEYAPHPWKPSAAVNTFAYAAALDPKYAALSRQLSERYLRPAPVWMSVCLPAKA from the coding sequence ATGCGAACGGCGCTGATCTGCGCAGCCTTGCTGTCCTCCTTGACCGCCGCGCCGGCTCTCGCCGCCGGCGGTTTTTCCATCTGCGCGCCCGCCAAGGCGCCGATCGGCCAAGCCCCGGCCAACGCCCAGGCCGCGATCGAGCGCGCCCGCGGCAACCTCGCTCGCCCGCCGGCCCCGCTGCCGCGCCTGCACACCGAGGGCACCTTGCCTGGCCACGGCATCCGCGACATCAGCATCAAGGCCAAGGCCGACCATCCGATCACCCTCGACTTCGCCCTGGCCTGGCGGCTGACCGGCGAGCGCGCCTTTATCGATCAGACCGGCCGCTATCTGACCGCCTGGGCGGACGTCTACGAGATGTCGTTCAACCCCATCGATGAGACCGGCTTCGACGCCTTGATGCTGGCCTACGACCTGACCAAGGCCGACCTTCCGACCGCCACCCGCACGCAGATGGACGCTTTTTGGCGGCGCATGGCCGTCGGCTATCTGGACGCGATGGACGCCGGTCCCAAGAACGCCCACACCAATTGGCAGAGCCACCGCATCAAGCTGGCCGCCATGAGCGCCTTCGCCACCGGCGACGAAGCCCTGATCGCTCGCTCGCGCAAGCGCTACGAGGCGCAGGTGGCGGCCAACCTGAACCCGGACGGCACGACGTTCGACTTCCACGAACGCGACGCCCTGCACTACGTCACCTATAACTTCGACCCGCTTTTGATGGCCAATCTGGCCGCCAGGGCCAACGGTCAGGACTGGTTCAGCCATCGCTCCGCGACCGGCTCCAGCCTGCCCCATTCGCTCGATTGGTTCGCCGCCTACGCGCGGGGCGACAAGACGCACATCGAGTTCGCCAATTCCAAGATCCAGTTCGATCGCGACCGGGCCAATTCCGGCCAGTCCGAATACGCGCCCCATCCGTGGAAGCCGTCAGCGGCGGTGAACACCTTCGCCTACGCCGCGGCGCTCGATCCGAAGTACGCCGCGCTCAGCCGCCAGTTGTCCGAGCGCTATTTGCGGCCCGCACCGGTTTGGATGTCGGTCTGCCTGCCGGCCAAGGCCTAG
- a CDS encoding FadR/GntR family transcriptional regulator has protein sequence MTTTTADARKLYQQVADAVATAIRRQRYPTGGRLPSERDLAEEFGVSRPTIREAMIALEIWGLVEARHGSGIYVTDGAKKAAEAEPELDIGAFELTEARRLVEGEVCALAATTISDEELGQLSQIVKAMIAENAADVAGEKADRSFHVTIAQATRNAALVAVVEELWDVRYKSPLCAAMLARAREAGSRPLIDDHQLILEALRSRDPVRARQTMRDHLGRVIEDLLAATEMEALQKARSETAARRHELARRASI, from the coding sequence ATGACCACCACGACCGCCGACGCCAGGAAGCTCTACCAGCAGGTCGCCGACGCCGTGGCGACGGCGATCCGCCGCCAGCGCTACCCGACGGGGGGCCGTCTGCCTTCCGAGCGCGATCTCGCCGAGGAATTCGGCGTGAGCCGGCCCACCATCCGCGAGGCGATGATCGCGCTGGAGATCTGGGGTCTTGTCGAGGCGCGCCATGGCTCGGGCATCTATGTCACCGACGGCGCCAAGAAGGCCGCCGAGGCCGAGCCGGAGCTGGATATCGGCGCCTTCGAGCTGACGGAGGCTCGCCGCCTGGTGGAGGGCGAGGTCTGCGCCCTCGCCGCCACGACCATCAGCGACGAGGAGCTTGGGCAGCTAAGCCAGATCGTAAAGGCCATGATCGCCGAGAACGCCGCCGACGTGGCGGGGGAAAAGGCCGATCGGAGCTTTCATGTCACCATCGCTCAGGCGACCCGCAACGCCGCCCTGGTCGCGGTGGTCGAGGAGCTTTGGGACGTTCGCTATAAGTCGCCTCTTTGCGCCGCCATGCTGGCGCGGGCTCGCGAGGCCGGATCGCGGCCGCTCATCGACGACCACCAGCTGATTCTCGAGGCCCTGCGCAGCCGCGATCCGGTCCGGGCGCGCCAGACCATGCGCGATCATCTTGGCCGCGTGATCGAGGACCTGCTGGCCGCCACCGAGATGGAAGCGCTGCAAAAGGCCCGCAGCGAGACCGCCGCGCGCCGGCATGAACTGGCCCGTCGCGCCTCGATCTGA
- a CDS encoding glycoside hydrolase family 105 protein, translated as MRNWLIAGATIAVLAAGAAQAAPASQEAPVSAMRRVADWQLAHMDNFDYITAFRDRVEDPTGWVQAAFWVGMTELADLGVDPKYAAAIKAVGADRQYALGHRPLHADDHAIGQTWLWIHEQTGDDAAFAKIKARFDAILADPPQNSLEFVPGVKGMELACQPRWCWSDALFMAPSVWAGLSRETGDPRYAAYGDKEFWATTDYLYDKTDHLYYRDGRFFERKGPKGEKIFWGRGNAWVFAGIVRMLEALPADHPSRPRYETLMRQMASAIAPLQSPAGYWPASLHGGAGQNPETSAAGFFVYGLAWGVNHGVLDRATYMPVIDKGWSALLAAVEADGKLGWVQQVGNAPEQVKREDSQLYGVGAFLLAGSEMRKLKPAS; from the coding sequence ATGAGAAACTGGTTGATCGCAGGTGCGACGATCGCCGTCCTGGCGGCAGGCGCGGCCCAGGCGGCGCCCGCGTCGCAGGAAGCCCCGGTTTCGGCCATGCGCCGGGTGGCCGACTGGCAGTTGGCCCACATGGACAACTTTGACTACATCACAGCCTTCCGTGACCGGGTGGAGGATCCGACCGGTTGGGTGCAGGCGGCGTTCTGGGTCGGCATGACCGAACTTGCCGACCTTGGCGTCGATCCAAAATACGCCGCGGCGATCAAGGCGGTAGGAGCCGACCGCCAGTACGCGCTTGGCCATCGCCCGCTGCATGCCGACGACCACGCCATCGGTCAGACCTGGCTCTGGATCCACGAGCAGACCGGCGATGACGCGGCTTTCGCCAAGATCAAGGCGCGCTTCGACGCCATCCTGGCCGACCCGCCGCAAAACAGCCTGGAGTTCGTCCCGGGCGTGAAGGGCATGGAGTTGGCCTGCCAGCCGCGCTGGTGCTGGAGCGACGCCCTCTTCATGGCGCCGTCGGTCTGGGCGGGCCTCAGCCGCGAAACCGGCGATCCGCGCTACGCCGCCTATGGAGACAAGGAGTTCTGGGCGACCACGGATTATCTCTACGACAAGACCGATCACCTCTATTACCGCGATGGCCGTTTCTTCGAGCGCAAGGGTCCCAAGGGCGAGAAGATCTTCTGGGGTCGGGGCAACGCGTGGGTCTTCGCCGGCATCGTGCGCATGCTCGAAGCCCTGCCCGCCGACCACCCAAGCCGCCCGCGCTACGAGACGCTGATGCGCCAGATGGCCTCGGCCATCGCGCCGCTGCAATCACCGGCGGGCTACTGGCCTGCTTCCTTGCACGGCGGGGCGGGACAGAACCCCGAGACCAGCGCCGCCGGCTTCTTCGTCTACGGTCTGGCCTGGGGTGTGAACCACGGCGTCCTGGACCGCGCCACCTACATGCCGGTCATCGACAAGGGCTGGTCGGCCCTGCTGGCCGCGGTGGAGGCCGACGGCAAGCTGGGCTGGGTGCAGCAGGTGGGCAACGCGCCCGAGCAGGTGAAACGCGAGGACAGCCAGCTTTACGGGGTCGGCGCGTTCCTGCTCGCGGGCTCGGAGATGCGCAAGCTCAAGCCAGCTTCGTAG